Proteins encoded within one genomic window of Gammaproteobacteria bacterium:
- a CDS encoding (d)CMP kinase, with the protein MTAPPDVPVIALDGPGGSGKGTVARAVARRLGWHLLDSGALYRVVAVAALEQGLSLDGESGLAAVAASLDARFDAFAGPEGRVLLGGRDVSSAIRSESAGAAASRVAAWPAVRAALVGRQRGFRVAPGLVADGRDMGSVIFPDAGLKVFLTAAVDERARRRHNQLKQKGIDVSLAALSKDMAERDRRDAERTVAPLRACPDARTLDSTGIGVDEVVSRVLGWAAAAFPGVAPGTGPQGRG; encoded by the coding sequence GTGACCGCCCCGCCTGACGTCCCGGTCATCGCCCTCGACGGCCCGGGTGGTTCCGGCAAGGGCACCGTGGCCCGGGCCGTGGCGCGTCGCCTCGGCTGGCATCTGCTCGACAGCGGTGCGCTCTACCGGGTCGTCGCGGTCGCGGCGCTGGAGCAGGGGCTTTCCCTGGACGGCGAATCCGGCCTGGCGGCGGTTGCTGCCAGCCTCGATGCCCGCTTCGATGCCTTCGCCGGCCCCGAGGGCCGGGTGCTGCTGGGCGGGCGCGACGTGAGCAGCGCCATCCGCTCGGAGTCCGCCGGCGCCGCCGCCTCGCGGGTGGCCGCGTGGCCGGCCGTGCGCGCCGCCCTCGTCGGTCGCCAGCGGGGATTCCGCGTGGCCCCGGGACTGGTGGCCGACGGGCGCGACATGGGCTCGGTCATTTTCCCGGATGCCGGGCTGAAGGTGTTCCTGACGGCCGCCGTGGACGAGCGCGCCCGCAGGCGCCATAACCAGTTGAAGCAGAAGGGTATTGATGTTAGCCTTGCCGCCCTTTCCAAGGACATGGCGGAGCGCGACCGCCGCGATGCGGAGCGAACCGTCGCGCCGCTGCGGGCCTGCCCGGACGCACGCACCCTGGATTCCACCGGCATCGGTGTCGATGAGGTGGTTTCGAGGGTGCTCGGCTGGGCAGCCGCGGCATTCCCCGGAGTGGCGCCCGGGACCGGACCGCAGGGGCGTGGGTGA
- the rpsA gene encoding 30S ribosomal protein S1, with product MTESFAELFEQSLASSRIRPGTILTGRVVEVSNEVVVVSAGLKSEAVIPTSQFRNERGEIEVQIGDHVEVALDSVEDGHGETRLSRERAKRARTWEQLEDAFENGKIVRGLISGRVKGGFTVDVDYVRAFLPGSLVDVRPVRDPSYLEGKDLEFKVIKLDRRRNNVVVSRRAVVEQEYSSEREAMLSQLQEGATVKGIVKNLTDYGAFVDLGGIDGLLHITDMAWKRVKHPSEVVNVGDEINVKILRFDREKNRVSLGVKQLGSDPWEAISRRYPPNTRLFGKVTNIADYGCFVEIEEGVEGLVHVSEMDWTNKNVNPSKVVQIGDEVEVMVLDIDEERRRISLGLKQCKPNPWAEFAASYNKNDRVTGKIKSITDFGIFIGLPGGIDGLVHLSDISWDAPGEEAVRKYKKGEDVEAVVLSIDPERERISLGVKQLDNDPLSTFMAQFPKGSIVKGTVIEVDARAAVIDLGDGIQGQLRASELARDRVEDARSVLKVGDVVEAKFTGLDRKSRVISLSIKAKEAHEEAEAVESYRSSDATSGTTLGDLLKERIAGGGSEG from the coding sequence ATGACCGAATCTTTTGCCGAGCTCTTTGAGCAAAGTCTTGCCAGCAGCCGTATCCGCCCCGGCACCATCCTCACCGGTCGAGTGGTGGAGGTGTCCAACGAGGTCGTGGTCGTCAGCGCCGGACTGAAGTCCGAGGCCGTGATTCCTACCAGCCAGTTCCGCAACGAACGTGGCGAGATCGAGGTGCAGATCGGTGACCACGTCGAAGTGGCGCTGGACTCCGTCGAGGACGGCCATGGCGAGACCCGCCTGTCCCGCGAACGCGCCAAGCGCGCCCGCACCTGGGAGCAGCTGGAAGATGCCTTCGAGAACGGCAAGATCGTCAGGGGCCTGATCAGCGGGCGCGTCAAGGGCGGCTTCACGGTGGACGTCGACTATGTGCGCGCATTCCTGCCGGGCTCGCTGGTGGACGTGCGCCCTGTGCGCGACCCCTCCTACCTCGAGGGCAAGGACCTCGAGTTCAAGGTGATCAAGCTCGATCGCCGTCGCAACAACGTCGTGGTGTCGCGACGCGCGGTGGTGGAGCAGGAATACAGCTCCGAGCGCGAGGCCATGCTCTCGCAGCTGCAGGAAGGCGCCACCGTCAAGGGCATCGTCAAGAATCTCACCGATTACGGTGCCTTCGTCGACCTCGGCGGCATCGACGGCCTGCTGCATATCACCGACATGGCGTGGAAGCGCGTCAAGCACCCCTCGGAAGTGGTCAATGTCGGCGACGAGATCAACGTCAAGATCCTGCGCTTCGACCGCGAGAAGAACCGCGTCTCGCTCGGCGTGAAGCAGCTGGGTTCGGATCCCTGGGAGGCGATCTCCCGCCGCTATCCGCCCAATACCCGGCTGTTCGGCAAGGTCACCAACATCGCCGACTACGGCTGCTTCGTCGAGATCGAGGAGGGCGTCGAGGGGCTGGTCCACGTCTCGGAGATGGACTGGACCAACAAGAACGTCAATCCGTCGAAGGTCGTGCAGATCGGCGACGAGGTCGAGGTCATGGTCCTCGACATCGACGAAGAGCGCCGGCGCATCTCGCTGGGTCTCAAGCAGTGCAAGCCGAATCCCTGGGCCGAGTTCGCGGCGAGCTACAACAAGAACGACCGCGTCACCGGCAAGATCAAGTCGATCACCGACTTCGGCATTTTCATCGGCCTGCCTGGCGGCATCGACGGCCTGGTGCACCTCTCCGACATTTCCTGGGATGCCCCCGGCGAGGAGGCGGTGCGCAAGTACAAGAAGGGCGAGGATGTCGAGGCGGTGGTGCTCAGCATCGACCCCGAGCGCGAGCGCATCTCGCTCGGCGTCAAGCAGCTCGACAACGACCCGCTGTCGACGTTCATGGCGCAGTTTCCCAAGGGCAGCATCGTCAAGGGAACGGTCATCGAGGTGGATGCCCGTGCCGCAGTCATCGACCTTGGCGACGGCATCCAGGGGCAGCTGCGCGCCAGCGAGCTGGCGCGTGACCGCGTCGAGGATGCGCGTTCCGTGCTGAAGGTCGGCGACGTGGTGGAGGCGAAGTTCACCGGCCTGGACCGCAAGAGCCGCGTCATTTCGCTGTCCATCAAGGCCAAGGAGGCCCATGAGGAGGCGGAGGCGGTGGAAAGCTACCGTTCCTCGGATGCCACTTCCGGGACCACGCTGGGCGACCTGCTCAAGGAGCGGATCGCCGGCGGCGGCAGCGAGGGCTGA
- a CDS encoding tetratricopeptide repeat protein — protein sequence MPTEAAFFFAGLLFIAAALGYVFARLGQLDDEELGPSGLDYVRGLRFLLREQPDRALEAFTTPGELDEDTIETHFALGQLFRKRGEVERAIRVHRDLIDRPNLRRDHREQAQFALAEDYLSAGLFDRAETLLAELRGSPRQGIEALRRLIRLAELTHEWERAIELHRELEAVDRTAARSGRVAHYLCELAEQARLARNLPQAIAWLDRAAQARQDSVRLALVRAAVASDAGDHEQAIRCYQRVAEREPSLLVDVLPRLSAACRAAGRDADFSRFIEDLLAQDPRAARAVAFATILDPGINDPRALACLRDFIRADATLQALVDGERLASAPEAERAQALERVRRALRHMASAGRSYRCLECGYASASLQWQCPGCAAWDVVRPRVRLAFESGDR from the coding sequence ATGCCGACTGAGGCGGCGTTCTTCTTTGCCGGGCTGCTGTTCATCGCGGCAGCGCTCGGCTACGTATTCGCCCGCCTCGGGCAGCTGGACGACGAGGAACTGGGACCCAGCGGCCTCGATTACGTGCGCGGCCTCCGGTTCCTGCTCAGGGAGCAGCCGGACCGGGCACTGGAGGCCTTCACCACCCCTGGCGAACTCGATGAAGACACCATCGAGACCCATTTCGCGCTCGGGCAGCTGTTCCGCAAGCGGGGCGAGGTGGAGCGCGCCATCCGCGTCCACAGGGACCTGATCGATCGCCCCAACCTGCGGCGCGACCACCGGGAGCAGGCGCAGTTCGCGCTGGCAGAGGACTACCTGAGTGCCGGCCTGTTCGACCGCGCCGAGACCCTGCTGGCGGAGTTGCGCGGTTCCCCGCGGCAGGGGATCGAAGCGCTGCGCCGCCTGATACGCCTGGCGGAGCTCACCCACGAGTGGGAGCGCGCCATCGAGCTGCACCGCGAGCTGGAGGCGGTGGATCGTACGGCAGCGCGTTCCGGCCGGGTGGCACATTACCTCTGCGAACTGGCCGAGCAGGCCAGGCTTGCCAGGAACCTGCCGCAGGCCATCGCCTGGCTGGACCGGGCCGCACAGGCTCGCCAGGACAGCGTGCGGCTGGCGCTGGTGCGCGCCGCGGTGGCCTCCGACGCCGGCGACCATGAACAGGCCATCCGTTGCTACCAGCGCGTCGCGGAGCGCGAGCCGTCCTTGCTGGTGGATGTCCTGCCACGCCTGTCCGCGGCCTGCCGCGCTGCCGGCCGCGATGCTGATTTCTCGCGGTTCATCGAGGACCTGCTGGCGCAGGATCCACGGGCAGCACGCGCGGTGGCGTTTGCCACCATCCTCGATCCTGGCATCAATGACCCGCGCGCACTGGCCTGCCTCCGGGATTTCATCCGTGCCGATGCCACCCTGCAGGCGCTCGTCGATGGCGAGCGGCTGGCATCGGCGCCCGAGGCCGAGCGGGCGCAGGCCCTGGAGCGGGTGCGCCGGGCGCTGCGCCACATGGCGAGCGCCGGCCGTTCCTACCGCTGCCTCGAGTGCGGCTACGCCAGTGCCAGCCTGCAGTGGCAGTGCCCGGGCTGCGCGGCCTGGGACGTGGTGCGGCCGCGCGTGCGGCTGGCTTTCGAGTCGGGTGATCGCTGA
- the ihfB gene encoding integration host factor subunit beta, with product MTKSELIELLARKQKHLPTKDVELAVKHLLELMSNALASGERIEIRGFGSFSLHFRPPRQGRNPKTGEAVALAGKFVPHFKPGKDLRDRVNENKSLPIKE from the coding sequence ATGACGAAGTCTGAACTCATCGAGCTGCTGGCACGCAAGCAGAAGCATCTGCCGACAAAGGACGTCGAACTGGCGGTCAAGCACCTGCTGGAACTGATGAGCAACGCGCTGGCATCGGGCGAGCGCATCGAGATCCGCGGTTTCGGCAGTTTTTCCCTGCACTTCCGGCCTCCACGTCAGGGGCGCAACCCGAAGACGGGCGAGGCCGTGGCGCTGGCCGGGAAGTTCGTCCCGCACTTCAAGCCCGGCAAGGACCTGCGCGACCGCGTCAACGAGAACAAGTCGCTGCCGATCAAGGAATAG
- a CDS encoding helix-hairpin-helix domain-containing protein gives MRNWLIIAAALLVPALGLAGPVDLNSADAATLARELDGIGLARAKAIVEYREKNGKFRSADELLKVKGIGPQVLQQNKANLQLRDPAR, from the coding sequence ATGCGAAACTGGCTGATCATCGCCGCGGCGCTGCTGGTGCCTGCCCTGGGGCTGGCCGGGCCCGTCGACCTCAACAGCGCGGATGCCGCCACCCTGGCGCGGGAACTCGACGGCATCGGCCTGGCACGCGCCAAGGCGATCGTCGAATACCGGGAGAAGAACGGCAAGTTCCGCTCCGCCGACGAGCTGCTCAAGGTCAAGGGCATCGGGCCCCAGGTCCTCCAGCAGAACAAGGCCAACCTCCAGCTCCGCGATCCTGCCAGGTAG
- a CDS encoding LapA family protein, with product MHRIFWLLLLFLMLVLAVLFAAMNPGLVDLDLGLFETRMQKSLALTLAFAAGWVFGLLSLALVLLRMWLERRKLRKALRLAEAEVHTLRSLPPPHAD from the coding sequence GTGCACAGGATCTTCTGGCTGTTGCTGCTGTTCCTCATGCTGGTGCTGGCCGTGCTGTTCGCGGCCATGAACCCGGGACTCGTCGACCTCGACCTCGGGCTGTTCGAGACCCGCATGCAGAAGTCGCTGGCGCTGACGCTGGCATTTGCCGCCGGCTGGGTATTCGGCCTGCTGAGCCTGGCGCTGGTGCTGCTGCGCATGTGGCTGGAGCGGCGCAAGCTGCGCAAGGCGCTGCGCCTCGCCGAGGCCGAGGTCCATACGCTGCGCAGCCTGCCTCCGCCGCATGCCGACTGA
- the pheA gene encoding prephenate dehydratase, whose protein sequence is MARKRKSSPGSRRRARPAPPEADLGAIRARIDALDAELGERISERARLAQQVGVAKGRHGAVDFYRPEREAQVLRGVAARNRGPLSNEEMVRLFREIMSACLAQEEPLKVGYLGPEGTFSQSAVYKQFGHSVRALPLGTIDEVFHEVESGAADFGVVPVENSTEGTVNHTLDLFLGSPLKICGEVELRVRQHLLGTMPALEQVARVCAHPQSLAQCRAWLREYLPGVPTVEATSNAEGARRARDEAGTAAIAGDAAAEVYGLDKLVADIEDRPDNTTRFLVVGRKLFPPSGDDKTSLLLSSSKGEDAGALHRLLAPLAEHKVNMTRIESRPSRQRKWHYVFFVDVDGHAEERHVARALEQLRRQADLFRVLGSYPKAIL, encoded by the coding sequence ATGGCCCGCAAGCGCAAGTCCTCGCCCGGATCCCGGCGCAGGGCACGTCCGGCGCCGCCGGAGGCGGACCTGGGCGCCATCCGCGCGCGGATCGATGCGCTGGATGCCGAGCTGGGCGAACGCATCAGCGAGCGTGCCCGGCTGGCACAGCAGGTGGGCGTCGCCAAGGGCCGGCACGGTGCGGTGGATTTCTACCGGCCGGAACGCGAGGCGCAGGTGCTGCGCGGCGTGGCCGCCCGCAACCGCGGGCCACTCAGCAACGAGGAGATGGTCCGGCTGTTCCGCGAGATCATGTCCGCCTGCCTGGCGCAGGAGGAGCCGCTGAAGGTCGGCTACCTGGGCCCGGAAGGCACCTTCAGCCAGTCGGCCGTCTACAAGCAGTTTGGCCATTCGGTGCGTGCGCTGCCCCTGGGGACCATCGACGAGGTGTTCCACGAAGTGGAGTCCGGCGCCGCGGATTTCGGCGTGGTGCCGGTGGAGAATTCCACGGAGGGTACCGTCAACCACACGCTGGACCTGTTCCTGGGTTCGCCGCTGAAGATCTGCGGCGAGGTCGAGTTGCGCGTGCGCCAGCATCTGCTGGGCACGATGCCGGCACTGGAACAGGTAGCGCGGGTCTGCGCGCATCCGCAGTCACTGGCCCAGTGTCGTGCCTGGCTGCGTGAATACCTGCCGGGAGTGCCGACGGTGGAGGCCACCAGCAACGCCGAAGGTGCCCGCCGCGCCCGCGACGAGGCCGGCACCGCCGCCATCGCCGGCGATGCGGCGGCAGAGGTCTACGGCCTCGACAAGCTGGTGGCCGATATCGAGGACCGGCCGGACAACACCACGCGGTTCCTGGTGGTGGGGCGCAAGCTGTTCCCGCCGAGTGGCGACGACAAGACCAGCCTGCTGCTCTCGAGCAGCAAGGGCGAGGACGCCGGCGCGCTGCACCGCCTGCTTGCGCCGCTGGCGGAGCACAAGGTCAACATGACGCGCATCGAATCCCGGCCGTCGCGCCAGCGCAAGTGGCACTACGTGTTCTTCGTCGATGTCGACGGCCATGCCGAGGAGCGCCACGTTGCACGCGCGCTGGAGCAGCTGCGCCGCCAGGCAGACCTGTTCCGCGTCCTCGGCTCGTACCCGAAGGCCATCCTCTAG
- the aroA gene encoding 3-phosphoshikimate 1-carboxyvinyltransferase, translating to MKCLLASPGGRVDGAIRVPGDKSISHRAIMLGAIASGTTRIRGFLPGEDCLATLAAMQAMGVDVVRTGHTEVTLAGAGLRGLRPPAGPLDMGNSGTAMRLLAGLLAGQSFESTLVGDTSLSKRPMERVAQPLREMGAGIETVDGHPPLRILGGAALHGIDYAMPVASAQVKSALLLAGLYASGTTTVREPAVTRDHSERMLAAFGQAVRREGLVVHLEPAGKLEAVPVDVPGDLSSATFLILAAGLAREGSLVIEHVGLNPTRTGILEIFRLMGLDFTVEAQEVAPGAEPVGRITVRPSQLRGAVIPPALVPLAIDEFPAVFVAAALADGETVISGAEELRHKESDRIAVMASGLRALGAGIIETADGARIQGGPLGGGEVDSAGDHRIAMAFAVGASCAQGGVRILDTANVATSFPGFAALAQRIGLRIEETAGSDRPA from the coding sequence GTGAAGTGCCTGCTGGCCAGCCCGGGCGGGCGCGTCGATGGCGCCATCCGGGTACCGGGCGACAAGTCCATTTCGCATCGCGCCATCATGCTGGGCGCGATCGCCTCCGGCACCACCCGCATCCGCGGCTTCCTGCCCGGCGAGGACTGCCTGGCGACGCTGGCGGCAATGCAGGCCATGGGCGTGGATGTGGTCCGCACCGGCCATACCGAAGTCACCCTGGCCGGTGCCGGGCTGCGCGGGCTGCGCCCGCCCGCCGGTCCGCTCGACATGGGCAACTCGGGCACCGCCATGCGGCTGCTGGCCGGCCTGCTGGCAGGGCAGTCCTTCGAGTCCACGCTGGTCGGTGACACCTCGCTGTCGAAGCGGCCGATGGAGCGGGTCGCGCAGCCGCTGCGCGAGATGGGTGCCGGCATCGAGACCGTCGATGGGCACCCGCCGCTGCGCATCCTCGGCGGTGCCGCCCTGCATGGCATCGACTACGCCATGCCGGTGGCCAGCGCACAGGTGAAGTCCGCGCTGCTGCTGGCCGGGCTGTACGCCAGCGGCACGACCACGGTGCGCGAACCCGCGGTGACCCGCGACCACAGCGAGCGGATGCTGGCGGCCTTCGGCCAGGCCGTGCGGCGCGAAGGGCTGGTGGTCCACCTCGAGCCGGCCGGGAAGCTGGAGGCCGTGCCGGTGGATGTGCCCGGGGACCTGTCTTCCGCCACGTTCCTGATCCTCGCCGCCGGCCTGGCCCGGGAGGGTTCGCTGGTCATCGAACACGTTGGCCTGAACCCGACGCGGACCGGCATCCTGGAAATATTCCGCCTCATGGGCCTGGATTTCACGGTGGAGGCGCAGGAGGTCGCGCCGGGTGCCGAGCCGGTCGGGCGCATCACCGTCCGCCCCTCGCAGCTGCGTGGAGCCGTGATTCCGCCGGCTCTGGTGCCGCTCGCCATCGACGAGTTTCCCGCGGTCTTCGTGGCCGCCGCACTGGCCGACGGCGAAACCGTGATCAGCGGCGCCGAGGAACTGCGGCACAAGGAAAGCGATCGCATCGCCGTCATGGCCAGCGGCCTGCGGGCCCTCGGTGCGGGGATCATCGAGACCGCCGACGGCGCACGCATCCAGGGTGGCCCGCTCGGTGGTGGCGAGGTGGACAGTGCCGGCGACCACCGCATTGCCATGGCCTTCGCGGTCGGTGCCAGCTGCGCGCAGGGCGGGGTGCGCATCCTCGACACGGCCAACGTCGCCACCTCGTTCCCTGGCTTTGCCGCCCTGGCGCAGCGCATCGGCCTGCGTATCGAGGAGACCGCTGGCAGTGACCGCCCCGCCTGA
- the galU gene encoding UTP--glucose-1-phosphate uridylyltransferase GalU, producing MARFKPVRTAVFPVAGRGTRFLPATKAMPKEMLPIVDKPLIQYAVEEALAAGATRLVFITGSTKRSIEDHFDRDAELERALEAAGKQQLLGLVRNILPNGVSCVYIRQGEPLGLGHAVLCARPAVGDEPFFVHLPDDLIRARTSCLAQMRGHYEQHGASVLAVEDVPAEKTSSYGIVDADSEGRLRRIVEKPAPDKAPSTLAVVGRYLLTPAIFDMLENIGRGAGGEIQLTDGIAALLRQEPVHAFRFAGRRYDCGSKLGYVEAIVDFAMEDQALRESLKAHLAAHR from the coding sequence ATGGCCAGGTTCAAGCCGGTACGAACGGCAGTCTTCCCGGTGGCCGGGCGGGGCACACGCTTCCTGCCCGCTACCAAGGCGATGCCCAAGGAGATGCTGCCTATCGTCGACAAGCCGCTGATCCAGTATGCGGTGGAAGAGGCACTGGCTGCCGGTGCAACACGGCTGGTGTTCATCACGGGCAGCACCAAGCGTTCGATCGAGGACCATTTCGATCGCGATGCGGAACTCGAGCGCGCGCTGGAAGCGGCCGGCAAGCAGCAGCTGCTGGGACTGGTCAGGAACATCCTGCCGAACGGGGTGTCCTGCGTGTACATCCGGCAGGGCGAGCCCCTCGGCCTCGGCCACGCCGTGCTCTGTGCCCGTCCGGCGGTGGGCGACGAGCCGTTCTTCGTGCACCTGCCTGATGACCTGATCCGCGCCCGTACTTCCTGCCTTGCGCAGATGCGCGGGCATTACGAGCAGCATGGCGCGAGCGTGCTGGCGGTGGAGGACGTGCCGGCGGAGAAGACCAGCAGCTACGGCATCGTCGATGCGGACAGCGAGGGCAGGCTGCGCCGGATCGTCGAGAAGCCGGCACCCGACAAGGCACCATCGACCCTGGCGGTGGTGGGCCGCTACCTGCTCACGCCCGCCATCTTCGACATGCTGGAGAATATCGGCCGCGGCGCGGGCGGGGAGATCCAGCTCACCGACGGCATCGCGGCGCTGCTGCGGCAGGAGCCGGTGCACGCCTTCCGCTTCGCCGGCCGGCGTTACGACTGCGGCAGCAAGCTCGGCTACGTGGAGGCCATCGTCGATTTCGCGATGGAGGACCAGGCGCTGCGCGAGTCGCTGAAGGCGCACCTCGCCGCGCATCGCTGA
- a CDS encoding TonB-dependent receptor has protein sequence MSVPTGMALAQVDTMIQEIVVTARKKAENLQEVPVAVTAFTSDAIESAGIRDLYDVAELTPGLSFFNAQGEFLAVPVIRGMAPTDIFGENNAAIFVDGIYVSGREGLNFSQLDLERIEVVKGPQSALYGRNAFSGAINYVTKMPSDQFGMKAEMTGGSDGRMGGQAAITGPIFSDQLTGRLSALYDEFDGTYGNPLGHQDISGYRYRSAQGTLRWVPAESFSMTGALYYSNDEIDDSATTAYPATCQNRVDANLNLKRLQDFCGRIPSMDEYADSLRGIGTPSAQYLADALANESIPKIARALGEDRDLARGHLTIDWDVLGGTVTALTGYSRTTQSALVDGNRSLGVDLPFVFCTSTTDLGGGAYTCNRLAGVLQVDRLTTGLLQLQQESETQEISQEIRFTSGQDQPFRWSAGAYWYDVDRDVRERGVEATNQPAPAFPANQFGPIVTTFPIIIGDAAFRPWFKPGGDADPLERHIQENRDNSWSVFTSGEMDVTDALTLDAQLRYGHEEKEVQGYRWDEVNLAAADPLLSAHDKDSWDAVTWRLGAKLDVSPDWMTYASVSRGEKSGGFDVVSVNYVDLSSGLLIKPFDEEKLLATELGIKGHTPDGRMAIDMSVYLNNWDDVVIPEVYESSPFDGRAFQTPVSFNGNLGNATIIGWEVVMDVQITDDLSMRLSGSHTDATWDHGTRQATLATFPGFRPDDCQAAVTNPAAEADCKARSGDISGNTMLRQPEWQASASLDYRRQLSGEWSLFSRADYSYQGKVYEGNSNDSWLPDHSYVNLTLGIESGRYSVELWGRNVFNDDSPIAAYRDVFFTNATDVYQQAPPSSTPDDFFPWRLTVTHPRLATWGLTARVRFGGEER, from the coding sequence GTGAGTGTGCCCACGGGCATGGCACTGGCGCAGGTCGACACGATGATCCAGGAGATCGTCGTCACCGCGCGCAAGAAGGCCGAGAACCTGCAGGAGGTGCCGGTGGCCGTCACGGCCTTCACCTCCGACGCCATCGAGAGTGCGGGCATCCGTGACCTCTATGACGTCGCGGAGCTGACACCAGGCCTGTCCTTCTTCAATGCGCAGGGCGAGTTCCTCGCGGTGCCGGTGATCCGGGGCATGGCACCCACGGACATCTTCGGCGAGAACAACGCGGCGATCTTCGTCGATGGCATCTACGTTTCGGGTCGCGAGGGGCTGAACTTCTCCCAGCTCGACCTGGAACGCATCGAAGTGGTCAAGGGGCCGCAGAGCGCGCTGTACGGCCGCAATGCCTTCAGCGGCGCCATCAACTACGTGACGAAGATGCCCTCCGACCAGTTCGGCATGAAGGCGGAGATGACCGGTGGCTCGGATGGCCGGATGGGGGGGCAGGCGGCGATCACCGGGCCCATCTTCTCCGACCAGCTGACCGGGCGCCTGTCGGCGCTCTACGACGAATTCGACGGCACCTATGGCAATCCGCTGGGCCACCAGGACATATCCGGCTACCGCTATCGCAGTGCCCAGGGAACACTGCGCTGGGTGCCGGCGGAAAGCTTCAGCATGACCGGCGCGCTGTACTACTCCAATGACGAGATAGACGACTCGGCGACCACGGCCTACCCGGCCACCTGCCAGAACCGCGTGGATGCCAACCTCAACCTGAAGCGCCTGCAGGACTTCTGCGGCCGGATCCCCAGCATGGACGAGTATGCCGACAGCCTGCGCGGCATCGGCACCCCGTCTGCGCAGTACCTTGCCGATGCGCTGGCCAACGAGTCCATCCCCAAGATCGCGCGCGCACTCGGCGAGGACCGGGACCTCGCGCGGGGCCACCTGACGATCGACTGGGACGTGCTCGGCGGGACGGTCACCGCCCTGACCGGCTATTCCAGAACCACGCAGTCTGCCCTGGTCGATGGCAACCGCAGCCTCGGCGTCGACCTGCCCTTCGTCTTCTGCACCAGCACCACCGACCTCGGTGGCGGGGCCTACACCTGCAACCGCCTCGCTGGCGTGCTCCAGGTCGACCGCCTCACCACTGGGCTGCTGCAGCTCCAGCAGGAGAGCGAGACGCAGGAGATCAGCCAGGAAATCCGCTTCACCAGCGGCCAGGACCAGCCCTTCCGCTGGTCGGCCGGTGCCTACTGGTACGACGTGGATCGAGACGTGCGCGAGCGTGGCGTCGAGGCGACCAATCAGCCGGCGCCCGCCTTCCCGGCCAACCAGTTCGGCCCCATCGTCACGACCTTCCCGATCATCATCGGCGATGCCGCCTTCCGCCCCTGGTTCAAGCCCGGGGGTGATGCCGATCCGCTCGAGCGTCACATCCAGGAGAACCGGGACAATTCCTGGTCGGTCTTCACCTCGGGCGAGATGGATGTGACCGATGCCCTGACGCTCGATGCCCAGCTGCGCTACGGGCATGAGGAAAAGGAAGTGCAGGGGTACCGCTGGGACGAGGTGAATCTCGCCGCTGCCGACCCGCTCCTCAGTGCCCACGACAAGGACAGCTGGGATGCCGTCACCTGGCGGCTGGGCGCAAAGCTCGACGTCTCCCCCGACTGGATGACCTACGCGTCGGTGTCCAGGGGTGAAAAATCCGGCGGCTTCGACGTCGTCAGCGTCAACTATGTCGATCTCAGCTCGGGACTGCTCATCAAGCCCTTCGACGAGGAGAAGCTGCTGGCCACCGAACTGGGCATCAAGGGGCACACGCCCGACGGGCGCATGGCGATCGACATGTCGGTGTACCTCAACAACTGGGATGACGTGGTCATTCCCGAGGTCTACGAGAGCAGCCCCTTCGATGGCCGGGCTTTCCAGACACCGGTGAGCTTCAACGGCAACCTGGGCAACGCGACGATCATCGGCTGGGAAGTGGTGATGGACGTGCAGATCACCGATGACCTGTCCATGCGGCTGAGCGGCTCGCATACCGATGCCACCTGGGACCATGGGACCCGCCAGGCGACGCTGGCGACCTTCCCGGGTTTCCGGCCCGATGACTGCCAGGCGGCGGTGACCAACCCTGCCGCGGAAGCGGACTGCAAGGCCCGCTCCGGCGATATCTCGGGGAACACCATGCTGCGCCAGCCGGAGTGGCAGGCCAGCGCCAGCCTGGATTACCGGCGGCAGCTGTCCGGCGAATGGAGCCTGTTCTCGCGTGCCGACTACAGCTACCAGGGCAAGGTCTACGAGGGCAACAGCAACGACAGCTGGTTGCCGGACCACAGCTACGTGAACCTGACGCTCGGCATCGAATCGGGCCGCTACTCGGTCGAGCTCTGGGGACGGAACGTCTTCAACGACGACAGCCCGATCGCCGCCTATCGGGACGTCTTCTTCACCAATGCCACGGACGTCTACCAGCAGGCGCCGCCATCCTCGACCCCGGACGACTTCTTTCCCTGGCGGCTGACGGTGACGCATCCCCGCCTGGCCACCTGGGGCCTCACGGCGCGCGTGCGCTTCGGCGGGGAGGAACGCTGA